The Streptomyces sp. HUAS MG91 sequence CAGGCGGTGATCAGCCCGGCCGTCAGCAGGACGGCCGTGATCAGACCGAGCGCGCGGACCGTCGGCCCTGCGCCTGTATGCGTACGTGTACGTGCGCGCACACGCGAATCCTCCGGCGCCATGGGCACCTCCCCCGTCAACTGCCCCCGTTCGAGGAACAGTCAGGCCATCGTAGGAGGCCGTGCCGACGATCGCGTGAGCCTGTGGACAACTCCCGATTCAGCCTGTGGACAACTCGGCGATCATGAACAGACCGTTCCCTCGTTCGGTACCTTCCCGTCGAGGAGATAGCCGTCGACCGCGCTGTGCACACAGGAGTTGCCGCTGTCGTACGCCCCGTGGCCCTGGCCCTTGTACGTCAGCTCGACGCCCACGCCGTCGCCCAGCGCGTCGACCATCTTCTTCGCGCCCTCGTACGGGGTGGCCGGGTCGCCGGTGTTGCCGACGACGAGGATCGGCGCGGACCCGGACGCGCTCACATCGGGATGGTCGGCCGCCCCGTCGACGGCCCAGCCGGTGCAGCCGAGCATGCCCCAGGCCAGGTAGTCGCCGAACAGCGGGGAGGCCCTGCGGAACTCCGGGAGCTTCGCCTCGACGTCCTCTGCCGTGTAACGGGGCTTGTAGTCACCGCAGTTGATGGCCACGTTCGCGGCCTGCATGTTGCTGTACTTGCCGTCCTCGTTGCGTCCGTTCATCGAGTCGGACAACGCCATGAGGATCTTGCCGTCGCCGTCGTACGCCTGTTGCAGCCCCTCGGTGAGGTACTCCCAGAAGTCCTGTGAGTACAGGGACTGCGCGATCCCGTTGGTCGCCGCGGTCTGCGTCAGCTCGCGGGGGAAGATTCCCGGGATCGGCTTCTCCTCGAGTTCGTCGAGCAGCTTGGCGATCTTGTCCTTGACATCCTGCGGGGTGTCGCCGACCGGGCAGTCCTCGGCCTTGGACGTGCAGTCCTTCGCGTAGTTGTCCAGCGCGAGCTGGAAGCCCTCGGCCTGTCCGAGGGAGCTCTGCTCGGGGTTCTGGGTCGGGTCGACGACGCCGTCGAACACGGCGCGCCCCACGTTCTTGGGGAACAGGTGGGCGTACACGCCGCCGAGTTCGGTGCCGTACGAGATGCCGAAGTAGTGCAGCTTGTCGTCGCCGAGCACCTGGCGCATCAGGTCCATGTCGCGGGCCGCGTCGGTGGTGCGGACGTGGGGGAGGACCTTGCCGGAGTTCTTGTCGCAGGCGCCGTTGAACTTCTTGATGTTGTCGACGAGCGTCTGCGGTTCCTTCGTGTCGTCGGGCGTCGAGTCCTGCTCGAAGTACGTGTCGAGCTGGTCGTCGCTCTCGCACGTGACGCCCGCGCTGCGGCCCACTCCGCGCGGGTCGAAGCTGACCAGG is a genomic window containing:
- a CDS encoding alpha/beta hydrolase — protein: MPIPSRPRAAALAVTAALLSASLAACSGDSQDDADLPSQKLSWKDCPAPAESEGGGASPSPLPGGTDWQCATMKAPLDWNDPKGDTIDLALIRARSSGGEDRRIGSLIFNFGGPGGSGVTTLPAFGSDYEKLRRRYDLVSFDPRGVGRSAGVTCESDDQLDTYFEQDSTPDDTKEPQTLVDNIKKFNGACDKNSGKVLPHVRTTDAARDMDLMRQVLGDDKLHYFGISYGTELGGVYAHLFPKNVGRAVFDGVVDPTQNPEQSSLGQAEGFQLALDNYAKDCTSKAEDCPVGDTPQDVKDKIAKLLDELEEKPIPGIFPRELTQTAATNGIAQSLYSQDFWEYLTEGLQQAYDGDGKILMALSDSMNGRNEDGKYSNMQAANVAINCGDYKPRYTAEDVEAKLPEFRRASPLFGDYLAWGMLGCTGWAVDGAADHPDVSASGSAPILVVGNTGDPATPYEGAKKMVDALGDGVGVELTYKGQGHGAYDSGNSCVHSAVDGYLLDGKVPNEGTVCS